In the genome of Roseovarius sp. Pro17, the window AGTTCAGATTACATTTGACCATGGCTGCGCGCAAGGCCGTGACCTGCCTCACTGCAGTGCCGGGCGCATTCTGCAGACCAGCGGCCCTTGGCAGGCCCCGAATGAACGGGTAAGAGGGGAAAAACCGCAGCAAGACAAGTCAGGCGCCCCTCCCGTGAGTGATAACGACAGTTTCATCGAAGAGGTGAGCGAAGAGGTCCGCCGCGACCGTCTTTTCACCCTTATGCGCCGTTATGGCTGGATTGCTATCCTCGCCGTGCTGATCCTCGTGGGTGGCGCAGCCTATAACGAATGGCGCAAGGCGCAGGAGCGTGGTCGCGCCGAGGCACTGGGTGACGCGATGCTGGCTGCGCTGGAAACCGAGGACCGAAGCGCGCGCGCAGGTGCGCTGGATGGCGTTACGCCGGACAGTCCCGGTAGCGCTGCGATCCTGTCGATGATGGCCGCAGCCGAGGCGTTGGAGGACGATCCCAAGGGCGCCGTCGCGCGCCTGATGAGTATCGCCCAGATGAGCGATGTCGCGCCCATCTATCGCCAGATCGCCACGCTCAAGGCAGTGATGATCCCGGATGGCGGCATGGACGACGATGTGCGGCGCGCACGGTTGAATGATCTGGCGCTGGGCGGTGGCCTGATACGCCTAATGGCCGAAGAACAGCTAGCCTATCTGGAAATAGAGGCCGGGAATACGGGCGCGGCGATTGAGCGGCTCAACGCCATCTCGGCCGATGCCGAGGCGACGCCGGGCTTGCGTCGTCGGGCGACACAAGTAATTGTGGCGCTGGGCAGCGAGCCGGTCCTGCCGGGCGGCAGTGCGGCCAGCGCGCCGGACGAGGCCGCGAGCGAAGATGTAGGTACTCAGGATAACGTGGAAAACGGTGCGGAAGCTGGCGAATAGGCTGCGCGCGGTGCAAACTGCGATAAAAAGACGGGGACATTTGGACATGCACGCGGTGATACGGAACAAGAAGACCTTTGGATGGCTTGCGGTATTGACGCTGCTGGCTGCCTGCTCCGAGCCGGACACGATCCTGCCCGGCAAGCGCGAGGGCCTGCGCGAGGTGCTCAAAACGGATCAGGTCGAGGCGGCCACCAGCGAAGTCGTCGGCGCCTCGGGCCCCAACGTGGCCGCGCCGCTGCGCCTACCCGCTGCGCGCGTCAATGCCGAATGGCCCCAGCGCATCGGCACGCCAGCCACCCGCGCCCAGCATCCTGCGTTGTCCCGGGCGCCCAGTCTGATCTGGTCCACTTCGATTGGTGCTGGCGATGGCGCACGGCGACGCATCACCGCTGATCCGGTCGTCGCTGGCGGGCGCATCTTTGCGATGGACGCCAACGCGCATGTCAGCGCGATTGCGCCGAATGGTGCCGCGCTCTGGAACGTGAGCCTGGTGCCGGCCACCGATTCGGCTGCTGATGGCAGCGGCGGGGGACTGGCTTACGGTGATGGCAAACTCTTTGCCTCGACCGGCTTTGGTCGCATCACCGCGCTCGACCCGGCGACGGGCCGCACCATCTGGGAACAGGAACTGCTGGAGACGGGCACTGCCACGCCGACGGTAGTGGGCAATATCGTCTATCTCGTTGCGGGCGATCAGACGGCATGGGCGCTGAACAGCGATACCGGCCGCATCGAATGGCAGCTGGCCGCGGCACCGAACATCAACAACGTGCTGGGCGGCCCCGCGCCTGCAATATCCGACAAATACGCTGTCTTTGCCTTTGGGTCGGGCGAGGTGCAGGGCGCGTTTCGCAAGGGAGGTCTGCGCCTTTGGGATGCGTCCGTCGCTGGCGCGCGCAAGGGCCTTGCGCAGAGCCAACTGACCACGATCACCGGCGATCCGGTGATCCGAGGTGACCGGGTCTATGTCGGCAATCAATCGGGCCGCATGGCCGCGATGCATATCGCCAATGGCGCGCGTATCTGGACCGCAAACGAAGGTCCTATGGGTCCGGTATGGGCGACAGATGATTCCATTTTTCTTGTTTCGGACAAAAACGAATTGGTGCGTCTGCGCGCCGAGGATGGCAGCCGCGTCTGGGGCACGAAACTGCCCTTGTTCGTCAAATCCAAGCCTAAACGTCAGGCCGAGGTTTACGCCCATTACGGCCCCGTGATGGCCGGCGGCCAGCTGGTCGTGGCGTCCAATGACGGCTATCTGCGTTTCTTCGATCCGGTCTCGGGTGGCTTGCGCGGCAGCGTCGTCGTGCCGGGCGGGGCGACGACCAATCCGGTGGTCGCGGGCGGTGTTCTCTATGTCGTCGGCACGAACGGGCAACTGCACGCTTTCCGCTAGGCGCAGATTGCCCTATGAGGGCAGCTTGACTGCCTTCGGAGCGATGACATGACTTTCAGCCTCGCCATCGTGGGGCGCCCCAATGTGGGCAAATCCACGCTTTTTAACCGCCTTGTCGGCAAGCGCCTGGCGCTGGTCGACGACCAACCGGGCGTCACGCGCGATTTGCGCGAGGGCGCGGCGCGTTTGGGCGATCTGCGGTTCACGGTGATCGACACAGCCGGATTGGAAGAGGCGACGGACGAATCGCTGCAAGGCCGGATGCGCAAGCTGACCGAGCGGGCAGTGGATATGGCAGATATCTGCCTCTTTATGATCGACGCACGCACCGGGGTCACGCCGACGGATGAGGTGTTCGCCGAGATTCTGCGCAAACGCTCGAAGCATGTGATCCTCGCGGCCAACAAGTCCGAAGGATCCGCTGCCGACGCGGGCGTAATCGAGGCCTATGGGCTGGGACTGGGCGAGCCGATTCGCCTCTCGGCTGAGCATGGCGAGGGGTTGAACGATCTCTATGCGATGCTGATGCCGCTGGCCGACGGGTTCGAGGAACGCGCCAAGGCCGACGCGCCGGACGTGGATGTGGCGGTTGAGGACGGAGATGTCGACGCGCCCCGCGTGCCGACGGCGAAAAAGCCGCTGCAAGTGGCTGTCGTGGGTCGACCCAACGCCGGAAAATCGACCCTGATCAACAAGATACTGGGCGAAGATCGCCTGCTGACCGGCCCCGAGCCGGGGATCACGCGCGATGCTATTTCGCTGCAACTGGACTGGGACGGGCTGCATACGCGAATCTTTGACACAGCCGGGATGCGCAAAAAGGCGCGCGTTCAGGAAAAGCTGGAAAAGCTAAGCGTCGGGGATGGCCTGCGCGCGGTGAAATTCGCCGAGGTCGTGATCGTGCTGCTGGATGCCGCGATCCCGTTTGAGCAGCAGGATCTGCGCATCGCTGACTTGGCCGAGCGTGAGGGCCGTGCCGTAGTTCTGGCGATCAACAAGTGGGACCTCGAGCCGGAAAAACAGCAGAAATTGCGCGACCTGCGCGAGTCGTTCGAACGCCTGCTGCCGCAGCTGCGCGGCGCACCGATGGTCACCGTCTCGGCCATGACGGGCAAAGGGATCGACCGGCTGCGCGAGGCTGTCGAAAAGGCGCATGACGTCTGGAATCGCCGCATCACGACGGCGCAACTGAACCGCTGGCTGACAGGTATGCTGGAGCAGCATCCGCCCCCCGCGCCCGGCGGCAAGCGGATCAAGATGCGCTACATGACGCAGGTTAAAACCCGCCCGCCCGGTTTCGTTGTGATGTGCAGCCATCCCGACAAACTGCCCGAGAGCTATACGCGCTATCTGGTCAACGGGTTACGCGTCGATTTCGACATGCCTGGCACGCCGATCCGCCTGCACATGCGGAGCCAATCGGACAAGAACCCCTACAAGGCCAAGAAAAAGGCGGGTCCTTCCAGCCTGCGTAAGCATCTGGGCAAGACCAAGACCTCAAAATAATTGGCGTCTAGGCGCGGCGGATGTTCCAGATCGCTTGGACAGCCAGCAGGGCCGCGCCGATGGCCGCAATGATCAGCACAGACGCAGCACCACCCTGCCAATTCTGCACGCAAACGCCAATTAGCGCCCAGATCACCCCGCTTAGCAGTCCAAACGCATCGGGCCGTTGGCGTGCTATCAGGACGGCAAGACCGAACGCGATCACCAATGCGAGGATCGCGGCGAGGACTTGGTTCATGCCGCCATAGCCCGCCGCCATCAGCCCCAACGACACGGACGACGCCGCTGTCAGCCAGCCGGTGTACAGCGCGACAGGCGCGCGGCCCAGCCATGCATCCACGCCGCCAGCGCGCGGCGTGCGCAGGGTCGCGACCATGGCAAAAGCCCACATCACCCAGATCAGAATTGTCGCCCAGACGGCGCTGGCCTGCGCAACCGGCAGCCAGACGAACCCGACAGCCAGCGAGATAAAGAGAGGCACGCGCATCGCGGCCCAGCCGGCATCATCGCGGCGCTTCCACAGGCCATAGGCCGCACCGACGATCAGCCAAAGGTAGATCAGTCCCCAGATGGCAAAGGCATATCCCGCGGGCTGCACCGGCGGCTCGACCTGCGGGATTGGGAACTGATTGGCATCAAACCCGCCAAAGCCGGGGGCCAGAAGGGGCGAGAGGGCGAATGCGATAGCAGCGATCAAAACGAGAATGGGCATGGCGGCACCTGTCATTATCGGCGGGCAGGGGCCCGTTCCAACGCTGAAAATAGCGCCCTTGCCGAGACGTCAAGCGGAGCAACGCCTCAGACCAGTTTACCTTCGGCGCTCAGCACCGATTTGCCGCCCAGATAGGGGTGCAGTACTTCGGGCAGGCGCACAGCGCCATCAGCCTGCTGACCGTTTTCCAGCACGCCGATCAGGCAACGCCCGACCGCCAGTCCTGAGCCGTTCAGCGTGTGCACGAATTGCGGCTTGCCGCCATCTGCGGGTTTGAAGCGCGCATTCATGCGCCGCGCCTGAAAGTCGCCGCAAACCGAGACCGAGCTGATCTCGCGATAGGTATCTTGCCCCGGCAGCCAGACCTCGATGTCATGTGTGCGCCGCGCGCCGAACCCCATGTCGCCGGTGCAAAGCACGATGGTTCGGTAGGGCAGGCCCAGCTTTTCCAGTACGCCCTCGGCGCAGGTGGTCATACGGTCCAGCTCATCCCGGCTGTGATCGGGATGCGTGATGCTGACCATCTCGACCTTTTCGAACTGGTGCTGGCGCAGCATGCCGGACGTGTCGCGGCCCGCACTGCCCGCCTCAGAGCGGAAGCATTGTGTATGTGCCACATGGCGATGGGGCAAGCTGGCTTCGTCAACCACCTCGCCATTGACGAGGTTGGTCAGTGGCACTTCGGCGGTCGGGACCAGCCACCAGCCATCGGTGGTCTTGTAGCTGTCTTCGCCGAATTTAGGCAGCTGGCCGGTGCCATACATCATTTCCTCGCGCACCAGAACGGGGGTCCATGTCTCGGTCAGGCCGTTCTCGTCCACATGGGTGTCCAGCATGAACTGCGCCAGCGCGCGGTGGATGCGGGCCACTGCGCCCGTCAGCACGACAAAGCGCGCGCCGCTCAGCTTGGCCGCCATCTCAAAATCCATGCCGGGGGTAACGCTGGCCAGCTCGTAGTGTTCTTTCGGCCTGAAGTCGTATGTTGCAGGAGTGCCCCAACGGCGCATTTCGACGTTGTCCGCCTCGTCCGCGCCGTCCGGGACGTCACCCATCGGCAGGTTTGGCAACTCCAGCAGCATGTCGGTTAGTTTGGCGTCCAGTGCCTTGGCCTCGGTCTGCATGGTGGCGACCTCGGCCTTTTTCTGCCCGACCAGCGCACGTAAGCGCTCGAATTCGGCGTCGTCGCCACTGGCCTTGGCCGCGCCGACCTCTTTGGAGGCCTTATTCTGCTCGGCCTGCGCCGTCTCGGCTGCGGCGATCTTGGCGCGGCGGGCCTCGTCCAGCGCGAGAATGTCGGCGGATACGGCGTCGCCGCCCCGGCGCGTCAGCGCGGCGTCAAAGGCGGCGGGATTGTCGCGGATCGCGCGGATGTCATGCATGGCTAAGGGTCCTCATGGCGCAAATGAATCGGTGTTCCGCAGCGTTATGCACCAGATTTTTCGTGGGGTGTAGGGTTGCTGCGCGTCTCAGCCCTGGGGTGCGGCCTGAACCGGCCCACGCTCGGACCAAGTAAAGATCGCCAGCGCGCCGATCCCGACGCCGCCAAAGCCCAGCACCATAGGGATTACCGTGCCGTCGAAACTATGCCCGATATAGTAGGATATTGGCAGCGCGATAAAGTTTGACGCCGACCCGATCAGTGCGGCGCCGAGGCCCGCCATATGGCCCAAAGGCTCCATCGCGATAGCGTTGAGATTGCCGAACAGGATGCCGACGCAGAAAAAAGACGCGATCAGCCAGATCAGGAACAATGGCAGCGCAGGGACGCCGCCCGACGCGAAGGTGGGAATAGCAAAGAGCGCGGCCAGCCCGATCAGCCCGAGCAGTGCGAGGCGTGTTAGCAAGCGCATCCCCAGCCGCATTACCAGCAGCGAATTGACCACTGCCGCGCCGCCGATCGACAGCGCCGCCATGCCGAAATAGACGGGGAACAATGCGCCCGCGTCATAGACCACCTCGTAGACCTGCTGGGCTGTGCTGAGATAGGCCAGAAAGGCGCCAAAGATCAGTCCCAACGCCAGCGTGTTGCCCACGGCGCTACGGCAAACGGCGATTTCCTTGAGGCCCTTCCAGATGCTGACGACTGAAAAGGGCCGCCGCTCGTGTTTTTGTAGCGTCTCGGGCTGGCGCAGGGCGAACCATGTGCCAGCGGCAATGGCGAGCACGATCAGCACGAGGAATGTCGCGCGCCACCCGCTGAGATAGATCACGACCTGCCCCAGTGCCGGTGCGATGGTCGGCACGAGGATGAATACGGCCATGACAAAGGACATGATCCGCGCCATGCTGCGTCCCTCATGGCCGTCGCGCACCAGCGCCAGTGTCACGATGCGCGGGCTGGCGGCACCGAGGCCTTGCAGGACGCGGCCCGCAATCATGACCTCCCAATTGGTTGCAAGCAGCGACAGCAGGCATCCCAGAATGAACACACCATAACCCAGATAAATGATCGGTTTGCGCCCGAAGCTGTCCGATAGCGGCCCCGCCAGCGCTTGCCCCACGGCAAAGCCAAGAAACAGCGACGAGACGATCAGCTGTACGTCGTTTGGATCATCCATGCCCAGATCGTGGCCAATGGTGGCAAGGCCGGGCAGCATCATGTCGGTCGCCAGCGCAACGATCGAGATCATCATCGCCAGCAGGATCACGAATTCCGGCAGCGACAGGTTGGCAACAGGCTTGCGCATGGTGAGGGCCTTTCGGTGCGTTCGGCACAGCCGGACGTGGGCGGGCCGTTCATGAGGCAGAGCGATCCGCCACGGAGGCCGCCTTACGCCCGGCTGCGGCTCAGGTCCAGCGTAATTCGGCTGGCCGGATCTCGAACCCGATGTGATGCCCGCCGCCCGCCAGATCGGCGCGCGTGTGGTTGGTCAGCGTGCGCCAGTATGGTTGCACCGTTACGGCATCCTCGCGCACCAGCGCCTCTAGCCGGGCCACGATGGCACGCCGCGCCTCGATGTCCAGCGTTGCGAGCGCCTGTTCCAAAAGGGCATCGAACTCGGGGTTCGCCCAGCCGAATTCGTTCCACGGCTCGCCCGAACGGTAGGCCAGCGCATAGGTCTGAACCGCCAGCGGGCGATGACCCCAATCCGTCGTGCTGAAGGGGAACGAGGTCCAATCTGCCCAATAAAGCGGGCCGGGCAGGATCTTGCGACGCACCTTGATGCCCGCGTCCAGCAGCAGCGCCTCGGCGGCGTCTGCAGTGTTGCGGCGCCAGCCGTCGTCGATGGAAATCAACTCGTGTTCGAAATCCTCCATCCCCGCCTCCTGCATCAGTGCGCGCGCGGCGGCAGGGTCGAATTCTGGCGGCGGCATGGCCACGTAGGTCGGATGCAGGGGCGAGACGTGATGGTTTTCCGCCACCTCACCGCGATTCGCGTGCCCCAGCTCCATCAGTACTTCGTTGCTCATTGCCAGCGCCAATGCACGGCGCACACGCACGTCGGCATAAGGGCGGATGCCGTCCACCTTGGCCTGTTGGTTGGGGCGAATGACGATGGTGGCCGCAGTGCGAATATCATGCGTACGCCAGCCCTCCATCTCGTCAAAGACGTCGATATAGGTGCCCTCGATGGAATGGGTCATGTCGATCAGGCCTGCCTTGGCGGCGGCAAGGGCCGCGAGGGGATCGGTGCCAGTATCGACGAACTCGATCCGCTCCATCCAGGCACCATTCCCGGCATTCCACCACTTATGCGCGTCGTTGCGCACCAGAACGGCACGCTCGCCAGGCTCCAGCACCTCCGGCAGGTAGGGGCCGGTGCCGACGGGGTTGTCCAGCATTTCATCCGCGTCAAAGCCCTGGGGAACGATGGCCGCCGGGTAATCCGCCATGCCCGCGATCAGCGAAATATCGGCGCGCGGCAGATGCAGTTCGACCGTATGCACGTCGGGCTGCGTGATCGCGCCCTCGATGGCGCGGCCGGTTTCGGGGTCTACCAGCACAGCAAAGCGGCCCGCCATGGAATTGCCGGGCGCGCCGCGCTCGCACCAGCGCGCGATGTTGTGCGCCACATCGTCAGCGGTAAAGGGCGTGCCGTCGTTCCACTCCACGCCCTTGCGCACATTCAGAGTGTAACGCGTGGCGTCGTCCGAGATATGCCAATCCTCCAACAGTTGGGGCCGAAAGGTGCCGTCGTTTTCATACGTGACGAGGTATTCCAGCCAGCCGCGCGTGAAATTTGCGACTTGGAACCAATCGGCTCTGCGTGGATCGCCCACGCTGCGCACCAGCATCTGGATGCGCACCGGGGCAATTTCTGTGCCGGGTGGGAAGGGGCCCTCTTGTGCTTGTGCAGGCGACGGCAGGCCCAGCATGGCATACGCGGTGGTCGCGCTGGCGCCAAATGCACTGGCCAGCGCGAGGAATTCGCGCCGGTCCTCGCGGTCCGGGCCGCCGGTGTCATACCTCAGCCGTGCAGCCTGGTCGCGCAGCCATCGGGGCAGGGGGCGGCTGGATCGGGTGCTGCGGCTCATTCTGAGGTCTCCGGCGGATCAGCGCCGGGATTCGGCGGTCCGGCCCCGTCATTTGTCCTGCAATGCGGCGCAGAAGGCAAATGGCGCGCCGCGCTCAGGTCGCGCTGCCCTCTGGCGGATTGGGCGGGGCCGGTGCGCTGAACGGCGCGGGCCCCAGCCCCTCTGCGGCGGCAGCGCGCAGGGCGGCTGGACGCGCCTCGATGGCGCGGCAGAGCTGCATCAGCGCGGGAAAACGTGCAGGGTCAAACCAGTCCGTATCGCCGCTGGGGTAGAGCGCGCACCAGCGCAGCAGCGGCGGGAGGTATAGATCAATGCAGGACGGCGCATCGCCACCAAAGAACGGCCCCTCGACAGCGGCCTCGACGCGCGCCAGATGCTGCACCATTTCTGCGCACATATGGGCACGCAGGTCGGCGCCGTGGCCGGGGCAGTATTTTTCGGGGTAAAATATCATGCGCGCCGTAGGTTGTAGCGTGTTCGATATAAAAAAGAGCCATTTCAAATAATCGCCGCGCCGTGGATCATCGGGTAGCGGAGCCAACCTGCCCGGCGCGCGCCCCTCAAGCCATGTCAGGATTGCACCCGTCTCAAAAATAGCACCGTCCGGAGTCTCTAGCGCGGGGATCAGGCCGTGAGGGTTGATCGCGCGATACTCCGCGCCCTCCTGTGCGCGGATCGCGCGGTCGACCAGTTGCGTTTCATACGGCAGATCCAGTTCTTCGAGCGCGAGGCGCACGATCAGCGAGGCGTTGTCGGGGGCGTAATGCAGCGTGAGTGTCATATGCTTAACGATACGCACTGCCAGCGATAGGGCGTGCGTGATAGCGACACGATGGGGCGTGATTGCGCCCACCGGCTCGCGCGGTGGTGCACGCCGCCGGGCTGCCACCTCATTGCCTCTCGCACCTCATCTGCAAAGTCCCTATAAGCGATGCACAAACGCGGGGGAGTCGCTGCCATGACAGGACAATTGTCGCCCATCGACAAGGCCAAATTCGTTGCTGCCAAGAAGGCGGTCGACTATGTCGAGGACGGGATGCGTGTCGGCCTTGGGACAGGCTCGACTGCCGCATGGATGGTGCGCTGTCTGGGCGAACTGGTGCGTCAGGACGGGCTGAAGATCCGCGGCGTGCCGACCTCGACCCGCACGGCCGAGCTGGCCCGCGAAGTCGGCATTGAGGTCATCAGCCTCGATGAGGCGAAATGGCTGGACCTGACCATCGACGGCGCGGATGAATTCGACGCTGAGTTGAATCTGATCAAGGGCGGCGGTGGCGCGCTGCTGCAAGAGAAAATCGTCGCAACCGCCAGTGACCAGATGATCGTAATCGCGGATGCGGCCAAGGAGGTCGGCCATCTGGGCGCGTTCCCCCTGCCAGTCGAGGTGATCCAGTTTGGTTGGCAGACGACACGCGCGCTGATTGAGGAAATGCTGATTTCGGTCGACGTGCTGGGCCGCGATGTGACGCTACGCATGAAGGGCGATAAACCGTTTGTGACCGATGAGGGCAATCATATCCTCGATCTGGATCTGGGCCGGATCGGCAATCCGCGCCAGCTGGCCATGGTGCTGAACCAGATGCCGGGTGTTGTTGAAAACGGGTTGTTCATCGATATCTGCGATGTGGTCATAATCGGCCATGGCGACGGGCGCGTCGAACTGCGCGACATCAACGAAGGTACTGTCGAGCAGGATCGCCTCGATTTTGTGGAAACGGACAATCTTTTCAACGATATGAATGATTGATAGACGTGGCTGGCCGCTGGGCAACGACGACGATGGCGATGAATGAGGCGTGAATGACGTTCGACTATGATCTTTTTATAATCGGCGGCGGCTCGGGTGGGGTGCGTGCGGCGCGTGTCGCGGCCGAAACCGGCGCCCGCGTGGCCCTTGCCGAAGAGAGCCGGTATGGCGGCACATGCGTCATTCGTGGCTGCGTGCCGAAAAAGCTGATGGTCTTTGCCAGTGAATTTCCCGGTGAAATGCAGACGGCAAAGGCCTACGGCTGGACGGTCCACGCTGGCGGCTTTGACTGGCCCGCCTTTCGCACGCAACTGCACGCCGAACTGGACCGCCTAGAAGGGGTCTATCGCAAGCTGCTGAAAAACAGCGGGGTCGCGACCTATGATGCCCACGCGCGCCTCAGCGATGCGCACACCGTCACGCTGTCGAGTGGCGAGAGCTTTAGCGCCAAGCATATCCTGATCGCCACCGGTGGCGCGCCCGTGCGTCCTGATCTGCCGGGCGCCGAGCATGGCATCGTGAGCGACGATATCTTTCAGTTCGAAACGTTGCCGCGCAGTATTTTGATCATCGGCGGCGGCTATATCGCCTGCGAGTTTGCCTGCATTCTCAATGGCCTCGGCGTAGAGGTCACGCAATATTATCGCGGTGCGCAGATCTTGCGCGGCTTTGACGACGAGGCACGTGGCCTCGTGTCCGAGGAAATGATCGAAAGTGGGATAGACCTGAAGTTGGGCACCAACATCCTCAGCATCACGCCCGAGGATGGCGGCTATGTGGTGAAGCCCACCCATGGCGACGAAAAGCAGTTCGACAGCGTTTTCTTTGCCACCGGGCGCAAGCCCAATAGCGAAGGTCTAGGGCTGGAGGGTCTGGGCGTCGGCATTGGCCGGGGCGCGCAGATCGAGGTCAGTGAATACTCGCAAACCGCCGTGCCGTCGATCTATGCCATCGGCGACGTCACCGACCGGGCCAACCTGACGCCGGTAGCGATCCGCGAGGGCATGGCCTTTGTCGAAACGGTGTTCAAGGGCAATCCCACACCGGTCGACCACCATCTGATCCCGACCGCGATCTTTACCCAGCCTGAAATCGGGACGATCGGCCTGAGCGAAGAGGCCGCCCGTGACATTGAACCGATTGAGGTCTATTGCACCTCGTTCAAGCCCATGAAATCAAACTTTGCTGGCAGCGTTGACCGCGTTCTGATGAAGCTGGTGGTCAGTCAGGCCGATCGCCGCGTCCTGGGGTGTCACATCGTCGCGCCCGGCGCGGGCGAGATGATCCAGATGGCGGGCATCGCGATCAAGATGGGCGCAACAAAAGAAGATTTTGACCGCGTTTGCGCCGTGCATCCCACCATTTCCGAAGAACTGGTGACGATGAAAACACCGGTACGCACGACCTGACGCGATACCAGATGCGCGGCCTTGGGTTGAATTTCAGGCCGGGGCTATACAGTTTATCAAGGACCGATGCGGTATTGTGCAGAGGTCGGGGAATTTGAAGGGACAAATATTCATGACGGGACAGTCGGGCGGCCCATGGGGCGGCGGCGGTAATTCGGGCAATGGCTCGGGCGGGAACGATGGCGGTGGCCAGAACGGTGGCGACCAGAAGGGCGGCCCGCGCGGCGGACGCCGGCCCGGTAGTGGCCAGATGCCCGAAATCGACGAGCTGATGAAGAAGGGTCAGGACCAATTGCGCGTGCTCATGGGCGGGCGCGGTGGCGGAGGCGCGAATGGCACGGGCGGCGAAGGCAGCCCCGGTCTGCCGCGCGGCGTGATCGTTCTGGGCATTCTGGCCGCGATCGTGGTCTGGCTTTTCTCTAGCTTTTATACCGTCAAACCCGAAGAGCGTGCGGTTGAGCTATTCCTCGGCGAATATCACCGTACCACCGGGTCCGGCCTGCACCTCGCGCCCTGGCCCTTGGTTACCTATGAAAAGGTCGTCGTCACCTCCGAGCGTAACGAGGATATCGGTGTTGGCGTGCGCGGCGGTGAGGCAGGTCTTATGCTGACCGGCGATGAGAATATCGTCGATATCGACTTTCAGGTTGTGTGGAACATCAATGATCCGGCGATGTATCTGTTCAACCTGCGCGACCCGCAAATGACAATGCGCGCCGTGTCGGAATCAGCCATGCGCGAGATTATCGCGCAATCGCAGTTGGCCCCGGTCCTGAACCGTGACCGTGGTGTGATCGCGGCGCGTCTGCAGGATCTGATCCAACTGACGCTGGACAGCTACGACAGTGGCCTCAACGTGATCCGCGTGAACTTTGACAAGGCGGATCCGCCGCAAGAGGTGATCGACGCCTTCCGCGAAGTGCAGGCCGCCGAGCAAAAGCGTGACCGCCTGGAAAAAGAGGCCGACGCATATGCCGCCCGCATCCTCGCCGAAGCGCGTGGTCAGGCTGCTCAAACTTTGGAAGAGGCCGAGGGTTACCGCGCACGCGTCGTCAACGAGGCCGAAGGTGAGGCCAGCCGCTTTAGCGCCGTTCTGGGCGAATATTCCAAGGCCCCCGAGATAACGCGCAAGCGTCTCCATCTCGAGGCGATGGAGGATGTGCTGGGCGATATGGACAAGATCATTCTGGATCAGAACCAGTCCGGCGGCGCGCAAGGCGTCGTACCCTACCTGCCGCTCAATGAGCTGCGCAAGAATTCGGAAGGTCAGTAATCATGCGTAAATCCGCTTACATTCTGCCGGCTATCGTTGTCGTCGTCGTCGTCGCACTCCTCTCCGTTTTCATCGTGGACGAGCGTGAAAAGGCTCTGGTGCTGCAATTCTCCAAGATCATTGACGTCAAGGAAGAGCCAGGACTGGGATTCAAGATCCCGTTTATCCAGAAGGTCGTGCGCTATGACGACCGTATCCTTAGCCGCGACATCGACCCGCTCGAGGTCACGCCACTGGACGATCGGCGCCTCGTTGTTGACGCCTTCGCGCGTTACCGCATCGTCGATGTGCGCCGTTTCCGTGAGGCGGTGGGCGATGGCGGCATTCCCTTTGCCGAGAACCGCCTCGATTCG includes:
- the der gene encoding ribosome biogenesis GTPase Der; the protein is MTFSLAIVGRPNVGKSTLFNRLVGKRLALVDDQPGVTRDLREGAARLGDLRFTVIDTAGLEEATDESLQGRMRKLTERAVDMADICLFMIDARTGVTPTDEVFAEILRKRSKHVILAANKSEGSAADAGVIEAYGLGLGEPIRLSAEHGEGLNDLYAMLMPLADGFEERAKADAPDVDVAVEDGDVDAPRVPTAKKPLQVAVVGRPNAGKSTLINKILGEDRLLTGPEPGITRDAISLQLDWDGLHTRIFDTAGMRKKARVQEKLEKLSVGDGLRAVKFAEVVIVLLDAAIPFEQQDLRIADLAEREGRAVVLAINKWDLEPEKQQKLRDLRESFERLLPQLRGAPMVTVSAMTGKGIDRLREAVEKAHDVWNRRITTAQLNRWLTGMLEQHPPPAPGGKRIKMRYMTQVKTRPPGFVVMCSHPDKLPESYTRYLVNGLRVDFDMPGTPIRLHMRSQSDKNPYKAKKKAGPSSLRKHLGKTKTSK
- a CDS encoding multidrug effflux MFS transporter, encoding MRKPVANLSLPEFVILLAMMISIVALATDMMLPGLATIGHDLGMDDPNDVQLIVSSLFLGFAVGQALAGPLSDSFGRKPIIYLGYGVFILGCLLSLLATNWEVMIAGRVLQGLGAASPRIVTLALVRDGHEGRSMARIMSFVMAVFILVPTIAPALGQVVIYLSGWRATFLVLIVLAIAAGTWFALRQPETLQKHERRPFSVVSIWKGLKEIAVCRSAVGNTLALGLIFGAFLAYLSTAQQVYEVVYDAGALFPVYFGMAALSIGGAAVVNSLLVMRLGMRLLTRLALLGLIGLAALFAIPTFASGGVPALPLFLIWLIASFFCVGILFGNLNAIAMEPLGHMAGLGAALIGSASNFIALPISYYIGHSFDGTVIPMVLGFGGVGIGALAIFTWSERGPVQAAPQG
- a CDS encoding PQQ-like beta-propeller repeat protein; amino-acid sequence: MHAVIRNKKTFGWLAVLTLLAACSEPDTILPGKREGLREVLKTDQVEAATSEVVGASGPNVAAPLRLPAARVNAEWPQRIGTPATRAQHPALSRAPSLIWSTSIGAGDGARRRITADPVVAGGRIFAMDANAHVSAIAPNGAALWNVSLVPATDSAADGSGGGLAYGDGKLFASTGFGRITALDPATGRTIWEQELLETGTATPTVVGNIVYLVAGDQTAWALNSDTGRIEWQLAAAPNINNVLGGPAPAISDKYAVFAFGSGEVQGAFRKGGLRLWDASVAGARKGLAQSQLTTITGDPVIRGDRVYVGNQSGRMAAMHIANGARIWTANEGPMGPVWATDDSIFLVSDKNELVRLRAEDGSRVWGTKLPLFVKSKPKRQAEVYAHYGPVMAGGQLVVASNDGYLRFFDPVSGGLRGSVVVPGGATTNPVVAGGVLYVVGTNGQLHAFR
- the serS gene encoding serine--tRNA ligase, producing MHDIRAIRDNPAAFDAALTRRGGDAVSADILALDEARRAKIAAAETAQAEQNKASKEVGAAKASGDDAEFERLRALVGQKKAEVATMQTEAKALDAKLTDMLLELPNLPMGDVPDGADEADNVEMRRWGTPATYDFRPKEHYELASVTPGMDFEMAAKLSGARFVVLTGAVARIHRALAQFMLDTHVDENGLTETWTPVLVREEMMYGTGQLPKFGEDSYKTTDGWWLVPTAEVPLTNLVNGEVVDEASLPHRHVAHTQCFRSEAGSAGRDTSGMLRQHQFEKVEMVSITHPDHSRDELDRMTTCAEGVLEKLGLPYRTIVLCTGDMGFGARRTHDIEVWLPGQDTYREISSVSVCGDFQARRMNARFKPADGGKPQFVHTLNGSGLAVGRCLIGVLENGQQADGAVRLPEVLHPYLGGKSVLSAEGKLV